In Achromobacter xylosoxidans A8, a single window of DNA contains:
- a CDS encoding RidA family protein, with product MNQSQTSQPGQPGVSATVVAGKATPRGKYPHIKRAGDFLYVSGTSSRLPDNRIAGAEVDAMGTATLDIRVQTRAVIENIRDILATAGATLADVVEISTFLVNMNDFGGYNQVYGEYFDSDGPARTTVAVHQLPHPQLLIEIKAVAYKPQAR from the coding sequence ATGAACCAGTCCCAGACAAGTCAACCCGGCCAGCCCGGCGTCAGCGCCACCGTCGTCGCCGGCAAGGCCACGCCGCGCGGCAAGTATCCGCACATCAAGCGCGCCGGTGATTTCCTGTATGTCTCCGGCACCAGCTCGCGCCTGCCCGACAACCGCATCGCGGGCGCCGAGGTCGACGCGATGGGTACCGCCACGCTGGATATCCGGGTGCAGACGCGCGCCGTCATCGAGAACATCCGCGACATCCTGGCCACGGCCGGCGCCACGCTGGCCGACGTGGTCGAGATCAGCACCTTCCTGGTCAACATGAACGACTTCGGCGGCTACAACCAGGTGTACGGCGAGTACTTCGACTCCGACGGCCCGGCCCGCACCACCGTCGCGGTGCATCAGCTGCCGCACCCGCAGCTGCTGATCGAGATCAAGGCCGTCGCCTACAAGCCGCAGGCGCGCTAG
- a CDS encoding LysR substrate-binding domain-containing protein: MSDFRITPNALSRKLKLHQMQIFERVLACRSLSRAASELHLTQPTVTKAIHELETFFGAPLFERSNRGVTPTELAVVLGRRVHAMMAEIRYMADDIDAVLGGASGHVVVGTLIAASAKLLPEAIARLMTAHPGIQVSVREGPTSQLLPALATGDLDIVVGRLPGADMAAISGVAVDHHKLYREELCLVARAAHPLAGAPPAALAELADHIWILPAPSSPLRASIERSFLDAGLRLPARHVESLSLLTNIGVLMHSDALALLPYDAAAPFLATGMLARLPTDAFGAFGDVGYSVRADRPLTPACQRLVDYLKQIAAQRAESGG; this comes from the coding sequence ATGTCGGACTTCCGCATCACGCCCAACGCGCTCAGCCGCAAGCTGAAGCTGCACCAGATGCAAATCTTCGAACGCGTGCTGGCATGCCGTTCGCTGTCGCGCGCCGCCAGCGAGCTGCACCTGACCCAACCCACCGTCACCAAGGCCATCCACGAACTGGAAACCTTCTTCGGCGCCCCGCTGTTCGAGCGCTCCAACCGCGGCGTCACGCCGACGGAACTGGCCGTGGTGCTGGGCCGCCGGGTCCACGCCATGATGGCCGAGATCCGCTACATGGCCGACGACATCGACGCGGTACTGGGCGGCGCCAGCGGCCACGTGGTGGTGGGCACGCTGATCGCCGCGTCCGCCAAGCTGCTGCCCGAGGCCATTGCGCGCCTGATGACCGCGCACCCCGGCATCCAGGTCAGCGTGCGCGAAGGACCGACCTCGCAGTTGCTGCCCGCGCTGGCCACGGGCGACCTGGACATCGTGGTCGGCCGCCTGCCCGGCGCCGACATGGCAGCCATTTCCGGGGTGGCCGTGGACCATCACAAGCTGTACCGGGAGGAGCTATGCCTGGTGGCGCGCGCCGCCCATCCGCTGGCCGGCGCGCCGCCCGCGGCGCTGGCTGAACTGGCCGACCACATATGGATCCTGCCCGCCCCCAGCTCGCCGCTGCGCGCCTCGATCGAGCGCAGCTTCCTGGACGCCGGCCTGCGCCTGCCGGCCCGGCATGTCGAGTCGCTGTCCCTCCTGACCAATATCGGCGTGCTGATGCACAGCGACGCACTGGCGCTGCTGCCCTACGACGCGGCCGCGCCGTTCCTGGCCACGGGCATGCTGGCCCGATTGCCCACCGACGCCTTTGGCGCATTTGGCGACGTGGGCTACTCGGTGCGGGCGGACCGCCCGCTGACGCCCGCGTGCCAGCGTTTGGTGGACTATCTGAAGCAGATCGCGGCCCAACGCGCCGAAAGCGGCGGCTGA
- a CDS encoding 3-hydroxyanthranilate 3,4-dioxygenase, with protein sequence MPAYGPPLNFQRWIDDHAHLLKPPVGNQQIWQDADFIVTVVGGPNHRTDYHDDPLEEFFYQLRGNAWLSLWVDGKPERVDLKEGDIFLLPPHVRHSPQRPETDSACLVIERQRPQGLLDGFEWYCPQCGSLVHRVEVQLKSIVTDLPPLFQAFYSSTEKRTCPGCGEIHPGKGHAPAAQAAPA encoded by the coding sequence ATGCCCGCCTATGGCCCGCCACTGAATTTCCAGCGCTGGATCGACGATCACGCGCACCTGCTCAAGCCGCCGGTCGGCAACCAGCAGATCTGGCAGGACGCCGACTTCATCGTCACCGTGGTCGGCGGCCCGAACCATCGCACCGACTACCACGACGATCCGCTGGAAGAGTTCTTCTACCAGTTGCGCGGCAACGCCTGGCTGTCGCTGTGGGTGGACGGCAAACCGGAGCGCGTGGACCTGAAGGAAGGCGACATCTTCCTGCTGCCGCCGCACGTGCGGCATTCGCCGCAACGCCCCGAGACCGACAGCGCCTGCCTGGTCATCGAACGCCAGCGCCCGCAGGGCCTGCTGGACGGCTTCGAATGGTATTGCCCGCAATGCGGCAGCCTGGTGCATCGCGTGGAGGTGCAGCTCAAGAGCATCGTGACCGACCTGCCGCCGCTGTTCCAGGCCTTCTATTCCAGCACCGAGAAGCGCACCTGTCCCGGTTGCGGCGAGATCCATCCGGGCAAGGGACACGCGCCTGCCGCACAGGCGGCTCCGGCCTAG
- a CDS encoding amidohydrolase family protein, with protein MTQKIDMHAHFFPPITRQEAAALDPVNAPWLRLDGDGSSGQIMAGERPFRPVDATLWDPALRLEQMDRNGVDLQILCATPIMFGYSYPAQAAADWAARMNDLALEHCAHAPARLKALAQVPLQDLDLACKEASRARAAGHLGVQIGNHVGPRDLDDETLVQFLIHCANNDIPVLVHPWDMMTDGRMKKWMLPWLVAMPAETQLGILSLILSGAFERIPRSLKLCFAHGGGSFAFLLGRVDNAWRHRDIIRQDCPQLPSSYTDRFYTDSAVFDPRALRLLIDVMGEDRVLLGSDYPYPLGEQEVGKLVTHAGLQQEVQQKILCRNTVEFFGLERRAG; from the coding sequence ATGACCCAGAAAATCGACATGCACGCGCACTTCTTCCCGCCGATCACCCGGCAGGAAGCGGCGGCGCTGGACCCCGTCAACGCGCCCTGGCTGCGGCTGGACGGAGACGGCTCCAGCGGCCAGATCATGGCGGGCGAGCGCCCCTTCCGCCCGGTGGACGCCACCTTGTGGGATCCGGCTTTGCGCCTGGAGCAGATGGACCGCAACGGCGTGGACCTGCAGATCCTGTGCGCCACGCCCATCATGTTCGGCTATTCCTACCCGGCACAGGCCGCCGCCGACTGGGCCGCCCGCATGAACGATCTGGCGCTTGAGCATTGCGCCCATGCGCCGGCGCGCCTGAAGGCGCTGGCGCAGGTGCCGCTGCAGGATCTGGACCTTGCCTGCAAGGAAGCGTCTCGGGCCCGCGCCGCCGGCCACCTGGGCGTGCAGATCGGCAACCACGTCGGCCCGCGCGACCTGGACGACGAAACCCTGGTGCAGTTCCTGATCCACTGCGCCAACAACGACATCCCGGTACTGGTGCACCCCTGGGACATGATGACCGACGGCCGCATGAAGAAATGGATGCTGCCGTGGCTGGTCGCCATGCCCGCCGAAACCCAGCTGGGCATTCTGTCGCTGATCCTGTCCGGCGCCTTCGAACGCATTCCGCGTAGCCTGAAGCTCTGCTTCGCGCACGGCGGCGGCAGCTTCGCCTTTCTGCTGGGCCGCGTGGACAATGCCTGGCGCCATCGCGACATCATCCGCCAGGACTGTCCGCAACTGCCCTCTTCCTATACCGACCGCTTCTACACCGACAGCGCGGTGTTCGATCCGCGCGCGCTGCGCCTGCTGATCGACGTGATGGGCGAAGACCGCGTGCTGCTGGGTTCGGACTATCCGTATCCGTTGGGCGAGCAGGAAGTGGGCAAGCTGGTGACCCACGCCGGCCTGCAGCAGGAAGTGCAGCAGAAGATCCTGTGCCGCAACACGGTGGAGTTCTTCGGCCTGGAGCGGCGCGCCGGGTGA
- a CDS encoding Ldh family oxidoreductase, which translates to MAGQESVDAAQWRRWGEACLQTLDFSDADASCLASSLAQTSLWGIDSHGIARLPHYLNRIVHGSILARPAIRIEQSGPATAQAHGGRGHGIVVAHRANEAAMALAREAGVGAVGVSDSSHCGAIGLYTRAAAREGLIGIAFTHSDAIAAPFGGRQPYFGTNPVSFAFPRQGGEPLCLDMATTSIPWNRVMNARRDGTELPAGVALDAEGQGVTDAARVRALTPLGGEYGHKGYGLAMMVELLCGPLNGNPHGPHIGPMYEQLGRPRELGAFFIAIDPARFAGGAVLAAVAAGMAAELAAQPGSPRMPGDPELASQARRQATGIPVPPALKAEMAEWSGRLGVALPPFAPLQSVA; encoded by the coding sequence ATGGCAGGGCAGGAAAGCGTGGACGCGGCGCAGTGGCGGCGATGGGGCGAGGCCTGCTTGCAGACCCTGGATTTCAGCGACGCCGATGCCTCTTGCCTGGCGTCCAGTCTGGCGCAGACCAGTTTGTGGGGCATCGACTCGCATGGCATCGCCCGGCTGCCGCACTATCTGAACCGGATCGTCCACGGCTCGATCCTGGCGCGGCCGGCCATCCGTATCGAGCAGAGCGGTCCGGCTACCGCGCAGGCGCATGGCGGCAGGGGCCATGGCATCGTGGTCGCGCACCGCGCCAACGAGGCCGCGATGGCGCTGGCGCGCGAGGCTGGCGTGGGCGCCGTCGGCGTCAGCGATTCTTCGCATTGCGGCGCCATCGGCCTGTACACGCGCGCGGCAGCCCGGGAAGGACTGATAGGCATCGCCTTCACGCATTCCGACGCAATCGCCGCGCCGTTCGGCGGCCGGCAGCCGTATTTCGGCACGAATCCCGTGTCCTTCGCCTTTCCCAGGCAAGGCGGCGAGCCGCTGTGCCTGGACATGGCGACGACTTCAATCCCGTGGAATCGCGTCATGAACGCGCGCCGCGACGGCACGGAGTTGCCCGCGGGCGTGGCGCTGGATGCCGAGGGGCAAGGCGTGACCGATGCTGCGCGCGTCCGCGCCTTGACGCCCCTGGGTGGCGAGTACGGCCACAAGGGCTATGGCCTGGCGATGATGGTTGAACTGCTGTGCGGGCCGCTCAATGGCAATCCCCACGGACCGCACATCGGTCCCATGTACGAGCAGCTGGGTCGTCCGCGCGAACTGGGGGCGTTCTTCATCGCCATCGATCCCGCCCGCTTCGCAGGCGGCGCTGTGCTGGCCGCGGTGGCGGCGGGCATGGCGGCCGAACTGGCGGCGCAGCCCGGCTCGCCACGAATGCCGGGCGATCCCGAGTTGGCCTCGCAGGCGCGGCGCCAGGCCACGGGGATTCCGGTGCCGCCGGCGCTCAAGGCTGAGATGGCCGAATGGAGCGGCAGGCTGGGGGTGGCCTTGCCGCCGTTCGCGCCATTGCAATCCGTGGCGTGA
- a CDS encoding mannitol dehydrogenase family protein: protein MLERLNSESLSHLPEDVESPAYDRSRVTPGIVHLGIGAFHRAHQAAVTDLAMAASGDLSWGIVGVSLRSPATRDALTPQDGLYTLALRDAGPDGQTREQLRVVGSVLRIVVAEEDPQAVLERIASAQTRIVSLTVTEKGYSHEPSTGHLCWDDPDIAHDLEHPVRPRSTIGMLVYGLALRRERGLPPVTLLSCDNLHANGDTLRSLVLAFALRVDVGLTAWIDNQCTFPNSMVDRIVPGTQDEDRARVADRLGFEDAWPVVGEPFLNWVIEDKFAAGRPAWDTAGASFVRNAAPYERLKLRMVNAPHSAFAYLGSMLGLRTNSEAAATPALRRYVDDMMRLELGPTLRGIPESGLDEYRLRFLARVANPALPHLTRQVAMDGSQKVPQRLLAAIRDRKQRGDDFSRLAMAVAAWLHYLRGYDEQGNVYSIQDPLAGALAKLLARADVAATASSPSQAAHRRATVLAGFRPVFGDLGRKPVFVDALALHLERLRTLGVLGALEALERDEAREGSVQPAPAA, encoded by the coding sequence ATGCTCGAACGCTTGAACTCGGAGTCACTGTCGCATCTACCCGAGGATGTGGAATCCCCCGCGTATGACCGCAGCAGGGTCACGCCCGGCATCGTGCATCTAGGCATAGGCGCCTTCCACCGCGCCCATCAGGCGGCCGTGACCGACCTGGCCATGGCCGCCAGCGGGGATCTTAGCTGGGGCATCGTGGGGGTTTCGCTGCGCAGCCCGGCCACGCGCGATGCGCTGACGCCGCAGGACGGCCTGTACACCCTGGCGCTGCGCGACGCCGGTCCGGATGGGCAGACGCGGGAACAACTGCGGGTGGTCGGGTCGGTGTTGCGCATCGTGGTGGCCGAGGAGGATCCTCAGGCGGTACTGGAGCGCATCGCCTCCGCCCAGACCCGCATCGTCAGCCTGACGGTCACCGAGAAGGGCTACAGCCACGAACCGTCCACCGGCCACCTGTGCTGGGACGACCCGGACATCGCGCACGACCTGGAACATCCGGTCAGGCCGCGCAGCACCATAGGCATGCTGGTGTACGGCCTGGCGCTGCGGCGCGAGCGCGGCCTGCCGCCGGTCACGCTGCTGTCCTGCGACAACCTGCACGCCAACGGCGACACCTTGCGCAGCCTGGTGCTGGCCTTCGCGCTGCGGGTCGATGTCGGCCTGACCGCGTGGATCGACAACCAGTGCACGTTTCCAAATTCCATGGTGGACCGCATCGTGCCGGGCACGCAGGACGAAGATCGCGCGCGCGTGGCGGACCGCCTGGGCTTCGAGGACGCCTGGCCCGTGGTTGGGGAGCCGTTCCTGAACTGGGTCATCGAGGACAAGTTCGCGGCCGGCAGGCCCGCCTGGGACACCGCGGGCGCAAGCTTCGTGCGCAACGCCGCGCCCTACGAACGCCTCAAGCTGCGCATGGTCAACGCGCCGCATTCCGCATTCGCCTACCTGGGTTCGATGCTGGGCCTGCGCACCAACAGCGAGGCCGCCGCGACGCCGGCGCTGCGCCGCTACGTTGACGACATGATGCGGCTGGAGCTTGGGCCCACGCTGCGCGGCATTCCGGAGTCGGGGCTGGATGAGTATCGCCTGCGCTTCCTGGCGCGCGTGGCCAATCCGGCACTGCCGCACCTCACCCGGCAGGTCGCGATGGACGGTTCGCAGAAGGTGCCGCAGCGCCTGCTCGCCGCCATCCGTGACCGCAAGCAGCGGGGCGACGATTTCAGCCGGCTGGCCATGGCCGTGGCCGCATGGCTGCACTACCTGCGTGGCTACGACGAACAGGGCAACGTCTATTCCATCCAGGATCCACTGGCCGGGGCGCTGGCCAAGCTGCTGGCGCGCGCCGACGTGGCCGCCACGGCTTCGTCGCCGTCGCAGGCAGCGCATCGCCGGGCCACGGTGCTGGCCGGGTTCCGGCCGGTTTTCGGCGACCTGGGCAGAAAGCCCGTCTTCGTCGACGCGTTGGCCTTGCATCTGGAGCGACTGCGGACGCTGGGCGTGCTGGGCGCGCTGGAGGCCCTGGAGCGCGACGAGGCACGGGAAGGTTCGGTCCAACCCGCGCCGGCCGCATGA
- the manD gene encoding D-mannonate dehydratase ManD, which yields MKITQARVIVCSPGRNFVTLKIETDEGLYGIGDATLNGRELAVAAYLTEHVIPCLIGRDPQQIEDIWQYLYRGAYWRRGPVTMSAIAAVDTALWDIKAKAAGMPLYQLLGGKSRSGVMVYGHANGRDIDETVDEVLRYRELGYLAIRAQSGVPGLNSVYGVGRGRMFYEPADGSLPSEHDWSTEKYLDHAPRLFQRVRDAVGWDTHLLHDVHHRLTPIEAGRLGKSLEPFRLFWMEDATPAENQEAFRLIRQHTVTPIAVGEVFNTIWDCKDLIENQLIDYIRATVVHAGGITHLRRIADLAALYQVRTGCHGATDLSPACMGAALHFDLWVPNFGIQEYMRHTDETDAVFPHAYSFNQGMLYPGDAPGHGVDIDEELAARYPYQRAYLPVNRQAHDGALWHW from the coding sequence ATGAAGATTACCCAAGCGCGCGTCATCGTCTGCAGCCCCGGCCGCAACTTCGTTACCTTGAAGATAGAAACCGATGAAGGCCTGTATGGCATCGGCGACGCGACCCTCAACGGCCGCGAACTGGCCGTGGCGGCCTACCTGACCGAGCACGTGATTCCTTGCCTGATCGGCCGCGACCCGCAGCAGATCGAGGACATCTGGCAATACCTGTACCGTGGCGCGTACTGGCGGCGCGGCCCGGTCACCATGTCCGCGATCGCTGCCGTGGATACGGCGTTGTGGGACATCAAGGCCAAGGCCGCGGGCATGCCGCTGTACCAGCTGCTGGGCGGCAAGAGCCGCTCGGGCGTCATGGTCTACGGCCACGCCAATGGCCGCGACATCGACGAAACCGTGGACGAGGTACTGCGCTATCGCGAGCTGGGCTACCTGGCCATCCGCGCGCAAAGCGGGGTGCCGGGGCTGAACTCGGTCTATGGGGTGGGGCGCGGCCGCATGTTCTACGAACCCGCCGACGGCTCGCTGCCGTCCGAGCATGACTGGTCCACGGAAAAGTACCTGGACCACGCGCCGCGCCTGTTCCAGCGGGTGCGCGATGCGGTGGGCTGGGACACCCATCTGCTGCACGACGTGCATCACCGGCTCACGCCCATCGAGGCTGGCCGCCTGGGCAAGTCGCTGGAGCCATTCCGCCTGTTCTGGATGGAGGACGCCACGCCTGCGGAGAACCAGGAAGCCTTCCGGCTGATCCGCCAGCACACGGTCACACCGATCGCGGTGGGCGAGGTCTTCAACACCATTTGGGATTGCAAGGACCTGATCGAAAACCAGCTGATCGACTACATCCGCGCCACGGTGGTGCATGCGGGCGGCATCACGCATCTGCGCCGCATTGCCGATCTGGCCGCGCTCTACCAGGTGCGTACCGGCTGCCACGGCGCCACCGACCTGTCGCCGGCCTGCATGGGGGCCGCCCTGCATTTCGACCTGTGGGTGCCGAATTTCGGCATCCAGGAGTACATGCGGCACACCGATGAAACCGACGCAGTGTTTCCCCATGCTTACAGCTTCAACCAGGGCATGCTATACCCTGGCGACGCGCCGGGCCATGGCGTCGACATCGACGAAGAGCTCGCCGCCAGATATCCCTACCAACGCGCCTACCTGCCGGTCAACCGGCAGGCGCATGATGGCGCACTATGGCACTGGTAA
- a CDS encoding UxaA family hydrolase codes for MSETDNVVIRIHPADNVVIARRQLAGGTRLAGENVVVRGLVPPGHKVATRAIAAGQPVRRYNQIIGVARCDIPAGSHVHTQNLEFSDFERDYAVGADARATDYVDKPAQFDGIVRADGRVATRNYIGILTSVNCSATAARAIADHFRRDIHPDVLAAYPNVDGVVALTHGAGCATGSEGEPLRLLRRTLGGYARHPNFAGLLVLGLGCETNQIGGLMEQEGLRESGLLHTFNIQETGGTRKTVEHGIELVRAMLAQADQVRRQPVPAGKLTVGLQCGGSDGYSGISANPALGAAVDLLVRHGGTAILSETPEIYGGEHLLTRRAATPEVAAKLLARLRWWEDYCARNDAEMDNNPSAGNKAGGLTTILEKSLGAIAKSGTTRLADVYEYAETVRERGLVFMDTPGYDPVSATGQVAGGANLICFTTGRGSAYGCAPAPSLKLSTNTALWQRQSDDIDINCGEVVDGAQSVAQMGERIFRLMLETASGRRTRSEEHGYGQNEFVPWQLGAVM; via the coding sequence ATGTCAGAAACCGATAACGTGGTCATACGCATCCACCCGGCGGACAACGTGGTGATCGCCAGGCGCCAACTGGCCGGCGGCACGCGCCTGGCCGGCGAAAACGTCGTCGTGCGCGGGCTGGTGCCGCCCGGGCACAAGGTGGCGACGCGCGCCATCGCCGCCGGCCAGCCGGTGCGGCGCTACAACCAGATCATAGGCGTGGCGCGCTGCGACATCCCGGCCGGCTCGCATGTCCATACCCAGAACCTGGAGTTCTCCGACTTCGAGCGCGACTACGCCGTGGGGGCCGACGCGCGCGCCACCGACTACGTGGACAAACCCGCCCAGTTCGACGGCATCGTGCGGGCCGATGGCCGCGTCGCCACCCGCAACTACATTGGCATCCTCACCAGCGTGAACTGTTCCGCCACGGCCGCGCGCGCCATCGCCGATCATTTCCGCCGCGACATCCATCCGGATGTGCTGGCCGCATATCCCAACGTGGACGGGGTGGTGGCGCTGACGCATGGCGCGGGCTGCGCCACCGGCAGCGAAGGCGAACCCTTGCGCCTCTTGCGCCGCACGCTGGGCGGCTACGCCCGCCATCCCAATTTCGCGGGCCTGCTGGTGCTGGGCCTGGGCTGCGAGACCAATCAGATCGGCGGCCTGATGGAGCAGGAAGGGCTGCGCGAGAGCGGCTTGCTGCATACCTTCAACATCCAGGAGACCGGCGGCACGCGCAAGACGGTGGAGCACGGCATCGAGCTGGTGCGGGCCATGCTGGCGCAGGCCGACCAGGTCCGCCGCCAGCCCGTACCCGCCGGCAAGCTGACCGTAGGCCTGCAATGCGGCGGCTCCGACGGCTATTCGGGCATCAGCGCCAACCCGGCGTTGGGAGCGGCCGTGGACCTGCTGGTGCGCCACGGCGGCACCGCCATCCTGTCGGAGACGCCAGAGATCTACGGCGGCGAACATCTGCTCACCCGGCGCGCGGCCACGCCCGAGGTGGCGGCCAAGCTGCTGGCCCGGCTGCGCTGGTGGGAGGACTACTGCGCCCGCAACGACGCCGAAATGGACAACAACCCTTCGGCTGGCAACAAGGCTGGCGGGCTGACCACCATCCTGGAAAAGTCCCTGGGTGCCATCGCCAAGAGCGGCACGACCCGTCTGGCCGACGTGTATGAGTATGCCGAGACGGTGCGCGAACGCGGGCTGGTGTTCATGGATACGCCGGGCTACGACCCGGTTTCCGCCACCGGCCAGGTCGCCGGCGGCGCCAACCTGATCTGTTTCACCACCGGCCGCGGTTCGGCCTACGGCTGTGCGCCAGCGCCGTCCTTGAAACTGTCGACCAACACGGCGCTGTGGCAGCGGCAGTCCGACGACATCGACATCAATTGTGGGGAAGTGGTTGACGGCGCGCAAAGCGTGGCCCAGATGGGCGAGCGCATATTCCGTCTGATGCTGGAAACGGCCTCGGGCCGGCGCACGCGCAGCGAGGAACACGGCTACGGCCAGAACGAGTTCGTGCCTTGGCAGCTGGGCGCGGTGATGTAG
- a CDS encoding fumarylacetoacetate hydrolase family protein → MKLLRYGAKGAEKPGMLDANGQVRDLSAVLPDIAAATLTQAGLAPLRALDPASLPLVDRPGRLAPPWSGMGKFICIGLNYADHAAESGLQVPAEPVIFMKPTSAVVGCNDPVVLPQASVKTDWEVELGVVIGDRARYVSEADAMKHVAGYCVVNDVSEREYQIERGGTWDKGKGCDTFGPVGPWLVTADEIAEPQALDMWLEVNGRRYQNGSTRTMVFGVAQLVSYVSRFMTLYPGDLISTGTPPGVGMGQKPAPVYLKAGDEMRLGIAGLGEQRQRVHAWDPSLIDG, encoded by the coding sequence ATGAAATTGTTGCGTTATGGCGCGAAAGGCGCAGAGAAGCCCGGCATGCTTGATGCCAATGGGCAGGTGCGGGATCTGTCGGCCGTGCTGCCGGACATTGCCGCCGCCACGCTCACGCAGGCCGGCCTGGCGCCGCTGCGCGCGCTGGACCCGGCCAGCCTGCCGCTGGTGGATCGCCCGGGCCGCCTGGCGCCGCCCTGGAGCGGCATGGGCAAGTTCATCTGCATCGGCCTGAACTACGCCGACCATGCGGCTGAGTCCGGCTTGCAGGTGCCGGCCGAGCCGGTGATTTTCATGAAACCCACCTCGGCCGTGGTCGGCTGCAATGATCCGGTGGTGCTGCCGCAAGCCTCCGTCAAGACCGACTGGGAAGTCGAGCTGGGCGTGGTGATCGGCGACCGGGCCCGCTACGTCAGCGAAGCCGACGCCATGAAGCACGTGGCCGGCTATTGCGTGGTGAACGACGTGTCCGAACGCGAGTACCAGATCGAGCGCGGCGGCACCTGGGACAAGGGCAAGGGTTGCGACACCTTCGGCCCCGTCGGCCCGTGGCTGGTCACCGCCGACGAGATTGCCGAACCGCAGGCGCTGGACATGTGGCTGGAGGTCAACGGCAGGCGCTATCAGAACGGCAGCACCCGCACCATGGTGTTCGGCGTGGCGCAACTGGTGTCCTATGTCAGCCGTTTCATGACCCTGTATCCAGGCGACCTGATCAGCACCGGCACGCCGCCAGGGGTGGGCATGGGCCAGAAGCCTGCGCCTGTGTACCTGAAGGCGGGCGACGAGATGCGGCTGGGCATTGCCGGCCTGGGCGAGCAGCGGCAGCGCGTCCATGCCTGGGATCCGTCGCTGATCGACGGTTAG
- a CDS encoding SDR family oxidoreductase, translating to MTGRLQGKTAIVTAAGQGIGRAVAEAYAREGADVLALDINGGALETLAGCRRRVLDVTDAAAIGELVAEAGPVDVLFNGAGFVHAGTILDCDEPAWDFSFELNVKSMYRMIRACLPGMLARGGGSIVNMASVASSIKGAPNRCVYGATKAAVIGLTKSVAADYVGQGIRCNAICPGTVESPSLRQRIEAQASAGGQTLAAVEAAFVARQPMGRIGSAEEIALLALYLASDESAFTTGTAQVIDGGWSN from the coding sequence ATGACCGGAAGACTGCAAGGCAAGACCGCCATCGTCACCGCCGCAGGCCAGGGCATAGGCCGCGCCGTGGCCGAGGCCTATGCCCGCGAAGGCGCCGACGTGCTGGCGTTGGACATCAACGGCGGGGCGCTCGAGACTTTGGCGGGATGCCGGCGCCGCGTGCTGGACGTGACCGACGCCGCCGCGATCGGCGAGCTGGTCGCCGAGGCCGGGCCTGTGGACGTGCTGTTCAACGGCGCCGGCTTCGTGCATGCCGGGACCATCCTGGACTGCGACGAACCAGCCTGGGACTTCTCGTTCGAGCTGAACGTGAAGTCCATGTACCGCATGATCCGCGCCTGCCTGCCCGGTATGCTGGCGCGCGGCGGCGGCTCCATCGTCAACATGGCCTCGGTGGCGTCCAGCATCAAGGGCGCGCCCAACCGCTGCGTCTACGGCGCCACCAAGGCGGCGGTGATCGGGCTGACCAAGTCGGTGGCCGCGGACTACGTGGGCCAGGGCATACGCTGCAACGCCATCTGCCCGGGCACGGTGGAATCGCCTTCGCTGCGCCAGCGCATCGAGGCGCAGGCCAGCGCTGGCGGACAGACGTTGGCCGCCGTCGAGGCCGCCTTCGTTGCCCGCCAACCCATGGGCCGCATCGGCAGCGCCGAGGAAATCGCCTTGTTGGCGCTGTACCTGGCCAGCGACGAGTCCGCCTTCACCACCGGCACCGCCCAGGTCATCGACGGCGGCTGGTCGAACTGA